Proteins from a single region of Apium graveolens cultivar Ventura chromosome 7, ASM990537v1, whole genome shotgun sequence:
- the LOC141674989 gene encoding putative F-box protein At3g16210, with protein MSLSKHKYFPEQLISEILKRLPVKDVLHCGAVQKLWYSLIRTPMFISLQSNYQKLTSHVNPKYILFHNFDTHELTVRFDDPQCEEYCNHAFDLGSASAWYAQSNGLICLSLMFDSEHHNNPNIALLNPLAHKFKMLPHSPLSIFTFLETEWKALAFGFLPEVNDYVVEQALHTVEIGVYSLNSNSWKKICQDKVFVDFMSTNRSVFVNGTAFWVGFNTDVSYQLVMYFDTKTNILGKIKVPNWIALHERQLCNPLILPFGQSIAYFVEVEDFDAEEDDEDYKSPHLDIWVLKDDMIDEFSWEKKMSVSISEDVWAQVLGVRNNGDPILGKLNSLITYDLDTHEPNDFVDRLTPYSYDEDTPFFFISPFVETLRLLDTDRHN; from the exons ATGAGCTTGTCAAAACACAAGTACTTTCCCGAACAGCTTATATCGGAGATACTCAAAAGACTTCCGGTTAAGGATGTTTTACATTGTGGAGCTGTCCAAAAATTATGGTATTCTCTTATAAGAACTCCTATGTTTATCTCTCTCCAATCTAATTATCAAAAACTCACATCCCATGTAAACCCTAAATATATACTTTTCCATAATTTTGATACCCATGAATTAACAGTACGTTTCGATGATCCACAATGTGAAGAATATTGCAATCATGCATTTGACTTAGGATCAGCTAGTGCCTGGTATGCACAATCAAATGGTTTAATTTGTTTGTCTTTAATGTTTGATTCGGAACATCATAATAATCCCAACATTGCTCTCTTGAATCCTCTAGCTCATAAATTTAAGATGCTCCCTCACTCGCCCCTTTCGATATTTACATTTCTCGAGACTGAGTGGAAGGCTTTAGCTTTTGGGTTTTTACCGGAAGTTAACGATTATGTTGTG GAACAGGCCCTGCACACAGTAGAGATTGGGGTTTATAGTCTTAACTCTAATTCTTGGAAGAAAATATGCCAAGATAAAGTTTTTGTTGATTTTATGAGTACTAATAGATCTGTATTTGTTAATGGAACTGCATTTTGGGTAGGGTTTAACACCGATGTTTCATATCAATTAGTTATGTACTTTGATACCAAAACAAATATACTGGGAAAAATCAAGGTGCCTAACTGGATTGCACTTCACGAACGTCAGCTTTGTAATCCTCTTATTCTTCCATTTGGTCAATCGATTGCTTACTTTGTTGAGGTCGAGGATTTCGATGCAGAAGAGGATGATGAGGATTATAAATCTCCTCATCTGGATATTTGGGTATTGAAAGATGATATGATAGATGAGTTTTCTTGGGAGAAAAAGATGAGTGTGAGTATAAGTGAAGATGTTTGGGCTCAAGTCTTGGGTGTGAGGAACAACGGTGATCCAATACTCGGAAAATTAAACAGTTTGATTACATATGATCTTGACACCCATGAACCAAATGATTTTGTTGATCGTTTGACTCCCTATTCCTATGATGAGGATACACCATTCTTTTTCATCAGTCCTTTTGTGGAGACTCTGCGTTTGCTTGATACTGATCGACATAATTGA
- the LOC141674990 gene encoding putative F-box protein At3g10430, producing MSLSKHKNVPSYDFLEEILCEVFKRLPVKYVLRCGAVQKSWYSLIKTPLFISHYCNYRKLTGHIDPKYLLFHNLDNNSFAVRSDNKQCQEYCIFSYPLGLPASSWYVHSNGLICVSTMFDEEFDYNRSIYIWNPLVQKFKTVPESPLYTLTFMKATWNALAFGFLPEINDYVVVHIIKFSSSSESLSFNSSDPSSHVKCEHYPHSVIIGVYSLNTNSWRKICQDKGFVNLICSSESVFVNGTAYWAGIDSSFQSVMCFDTNTNILRKIRVHNLFPDLDVMEYLIIPFGESIAYLIEGNENNSEEDEEDYWSPHLHIWLLKDSVTGEDNKIGELFWEMRVSLDQYVWAQVLGTRNNGDPILAKSNSLIAYDLDTQELMTN from the coding sequence ATGAGCTTGTCAAAACATAAGAACGTGCCCTCCTACGACTTTCTCGAAGAAATCTTGTGTGAAGTATTTAAAAGACTTCCTGTTAAGTATGTCTTACGTTGCGGAGCTGTTCAAAAATCGTGGTATTCTCTCATAAAAACTCCTTTGTTCATTTCTCACTACTGCAATTATCGGAAACTGACGGGCCATATTGATCCTAAGTATCTACTTTTTCATAATCTTGATAACAATTCATTTGCTGTACGTTCTGACAATAAACAATGTCAAGAATATTGCATATTTAGTTATCCACTTGGCTTGCCCGCTAGTTCATGGTATGTACACTCAAATGGTTTAATTTGTGTGTCTACTATGTTTGATGAGGAATTTGACTATAATCGCAGCATTTATATCTGGAATCCTCTTGTTCAAAAATTTAAGACTGTCCCAGAGTCGCCCCTTTATACATTAACATTTATGAAGGCTACCTGGAATGCTTTAGCTTTTGGGTTTTTACCGGAAATTAATGACTATGTCGTGGTACATATTATCAAATTTAGTTCGTCCTCTGAATCTCTCTCGTTTAACAGTTCGGATCCTAGCTCACATGTGAAGTGTGAACATTACCCGCACTCGGTCATCATTGGTGTTTATAGTCTAAACACTAACTCATGGAGGAAAATATGCCAAGATAAAGGTTTTGTTAATCTTATTTGTTCTAGTGAATCAGTGTTTGTTAATGGTACTGCATACTGGGCGGGGATTGACTCGTCATTTCAATCGGTTATGTGCTTTGATACCAATACAAATATATTGCGGAAAATCAGGGTGCATAATTTATTTCCCGATCTTGATGTTATGGAGTATCTTATCATTCCATTTGGTGAATCTATTGCTTACTTAATTGAGGGTAATGAGAACAATTcagaggaggatgaggaggactATTGGTCTCCTCATTTGCACATTTGGCTCCTGAAAGACAGTGTGACAGGTGAGGACAATAAGATAGGTGAATTATTTTGGGAGATGAGAGTTAGTCTAGATCAATATGTATGGGCTCAAGTCTTGGGTACAAGGAACAATGGTGATCCAATACTAGCAAAATCAAACAGTTTGATTGCATATGATCTTGATACTCAAGAACTGATGACAAATTGA